The segment ataggtgtcatttttaaataatcatttctcaaaaatgatTCTTCCTCGATCCACcaaataatgcattggtgtgtcgagccacctAAATATGTGTTAGCATAGCTGTGCTGGTTATCCACACTTTAAGTTGGCTGAAATGCAGAGCCTCCGGGTAAGTATACGCTGTCTAATAGCCAATGACAATAAGTTTTCCTTCATGTTTAATCTATGACCCAAGACaagttaaaaacaaaagatgataCAAAAATGTACTTGGGAGCTGTATATCAGGTGAGCTATATGGCTGGCAGGTCTCAGTGTTATCGCCATACAGCCTGTCAAACATTTTACTGGAATTCATCGacgaaaccaaaaaaaaaaaatgaacaatatatttttattaagatatcTCTCCCATCTGTATCGTTTCTGCCATTTTCTGTATCACGTGGAAAAAATTCACGATTTCGTCCTCCTTTTCGTTGCgtaaatttttattcacagTCTGTTCATTCCGCAACGATTTTACTGTCGCGTTGCATTCTTTCTTTGATTTATTGTCATGATTATAAACTTGTACTGACGTCTATTTCTGTTGACTCCTGCAAAAGACAAAGTTATAAACTGAACATGATTGTGTGATTTGCACCATCAAATTTCAGAAACCTTCGTTCGTTTCGATTCTTAagtcaaataataaaaaaaatacttctgtTATACCACTTATTCAAactaatgggaagcgactctattttataaattaaatatttacatcttgaaaaattaatacatttgagGCGTTTTCCTGGTTTTACCGGAAAAGCATGAAAGATTCAATTGTAAGCGTACCGATTCCTGAAAGTCTTCCCGAGTTTCCTCTGTTTCCCCTCGCTCGGCATTGTCGTGTTCGATGGGTGTGTCCGGACTCTCGATCTCACTGTCCACTTTGTCTGTCGGTGAGCACCGCTGTTGGCTACTTGTATTTACTTCTTCACTCGCAACAGGTTGAATTTGAACAACTTCACTTACAACAGTTTgattttgactttcaaattgGCTATTTCGTATTTCTTCCAAGACCTTGACTTGAATTTTCATGAGCTGGGTTAGGCTCATCAAATGAGAATTTACATGTTCCTGTTAAAAGaggcatttttcattttaaatttcagtAATGACAGTAAATTAGCAAACCTGGACATATATTACGACACTCACCAGAGTTTGATTCAACTTTGTTGATGTGTCCGAACAGCTACAGACAGCGTGTGACGAAATTTCTGTGTCGTCATACGCTAAGATGGTTTCCTGTTTACCATCGTTGGCACTTAAAAATAGTTAATAAACtagaaacatgaaaaatgcatacagttactacatgtagtaagacatttctaaataaaagataaatttggTTCACTGATCATGATAGTGTAGTTCATTAATTTCTGGtgtattttagatttattttgcAATAAAGTTCAAAACCTTCATAAATACATATTATCTATTTAATcctgaagtatttttttttatatatttaatgaaagatAATAATGTTTTGAATGTTATTATATAGTTGAAATGTATCTACTTACTTTAATATCCTCTCACAGAGAGAATTTAAACCTAAACAACTGCTAATCTTATCTAAGGGAGGTGAAAAGCGTGTCTATTCTACTCTCTAGATGTGACCGTGCATAAtggttaaaataaatattgcgaTTGTACCATGGTAAGGTTAATGTTAATCACATAAAAAGTCATTATTTTATAGCCTTCtatcttttaattaaatgcaCCACAACACACATTTAAGGTCCGATACCTTTTCGTGTTATTATTGACCGCAATCCCATCCGGCCCAGAATAACATCGGTCTACATTCACATTGTTTGACAAATCACAGTTTAACTCCTCAGAATCACAGGAatctttgtttgattttttctgaataaattcattttcatgaaTGTCTGTATTGTTTAGTATTTCACACTCTTTAAGATCCACCGTCACTCCATTGTTCACACTTGTTGAACTGtcgaaaactttatttttttcacaaaaaagcaATCCTTTTTTATTGGCTTCCATTGCCTTTTCAACAATCGTTGGAAaactgaattttctttttatgagaTTGTTGTCTTTGATCGCTATCACTTCGCCATGAGCGAGTGTTGCCAGCACTGGCCAACCATCGACCTGCCCGTCTTCTACCAGGTCCGCGCTCAAAGGGCTCTTTGGCGGATCTCTCTTATAGGTCGTTTTCATGGCCAATTCTTTCATGGCACCCACAAATTTTTTACGCTTACTTTTTCGCTTTGAGACGTTAACAAGGAGACCTGGggattttttacttttaaaggaACCACCTTGCTGGCCAGAGCATCTTCGCAGGTATCGGGCTGGAGAGGTTGGCGaccattttgtttgaaaatcagGAGCagtatatttcattttctgCTGATGTTCTTTAATTTCCTTTAATCTTCTATGCCCGTAATCTCGAATGACCCGCTGGCAGGGAACAAAAATCATGTTGATAAATTATattcgtttttttttcattctatcGTCGAAActagttttcaaatttttacaaattaggtAACAGGTGTACACATATTCCTTTATAGTTATACTTTATAGTTTGAAATGCAGACTAAAGGTATATGATAAgtaatataatgtaactttagTTAATTCTTGATCTGTATAATTTATACATACTGGGATTAAAATGCTTGAAATGTGTATCTTAGATTATTTCTggtttcttaaatttacacacgttcTTGTATCTCGGGAAGCACGAATTTCCAAGAATTGAAGAaacttaattacatgaatattcCTATTTGATATTCGAGTCCATAGCAGAAAATAAAAAGGGCGCATCATAAAAGATGCAATTCCATTTGAAGTATGAATATGCCACCATAGATGAGATCATCAGATAAGCATTTCAACAGTTCGCTTTTCAACATCAGTAATGCGTGTTTAAGGTAGGATGTTTTGGTCATGAACTCCTGTCGACATGATAATCGGTTAGACTTGATTGTAAAAATAGAATACAGTAAACGACCAACTCCAAGTTTTCTACCAGAAATATAATAACCAAGCTTTACAGTATCAAACCTTATACCTTAGAATATTATTTCTACTACGAACGTTAGCCACCCTATGAATATAACTGTATTGGTCACCTATAGAAGAAGACTAGAAGAGGATctctgaataaaaatatatgaaaatatgctAATCAAAAgctaaaatatgaaatttttttactagtatatatactataattaaaacaaaccaTATCAAAACACATAGCGTGGATCTGATGTTGACCAACCAGTGCGGAATCGTTACCAAATGAAAATTGTTAGCAAAAGACAAGGCTCAGCTGCTTGTGTCACATATTGTGTAATTATGAAGTGACAACAAATATTAGTAAACTCTAGGTTTTGTTAGAATCCTTGAGAAATACAAATTTGAATACCAATATGTTAGTAATGTCTAAGCTTTATTTAACAGTACGTTCTATTCCAATAGTATAGGTTGTTTTAGTTGGCTGTAAGTACCATGCGATATAAGGTGCGTTTTTTCCACAACCATAAGACTTTAACCTTTCTTTACCGTGAGAAATAAGCCTCTCCTGAAAATGCATTATTGTATTGGAATATAAGAGTAAAGAGTCATACTGATAATTTACAGAGTTGGTTTGTTTACTTCGAGGAATTCAATACAGATCCCAATCTCCTACACCTtccataaaaatacatgtagataaaactGGCTTATTATCACGTTGAACGACTaagctatacatgtacttatttagactttttctctaaaatataGGATGCTCATATTTTtagattaatatcatttaatgTTGCAATACTTATTTggcattatttaatataataatcTTATATTTATTTGAGAGTATAAAAAAGTTCCTTTACTTCTGCTTCCGGGTGATCTTTGAGAGCTTCAAGCACGTCTTCACGGGAAAGGACGAAGAGTTCCGAATATCCCACGGATTTCACGTCAGCAGTTCTCCTTTTAAAAAAGCCCACatgtattatcaacattccGTTATATAGAAGGTGGTAGCGAGAAAAGAAAACACACATTTTAGGAAGTAACGTAGgccgttatattttttttgataaaatacatgtatataaatagaagacaaatgaaaaaaaaatcaactattatcaaaacaaacaaaccccaataaaccaaaaataaaaaaaaggtctGAACGAAACAAAGTGCGTGtgcctgtacatgtattaagtttgGGGGGAGGGGATTGTTCCTCACCTGTTAATACCTCCGTCTAAATTCAAAATTCCAATTTCTCCAAAAAAATCTCCAGTTTCCATTTTTGATAGCACAACACCGCTTTCACTATAACAAAAAAGTTTGTATGCACTTTAAATagtctttttattatttgcGCAATCCAATTTTAACCCTTGATAAACATTCAcacaagaattatttttaactATGTTCACCTACTTTACCTGTTTTTACCTAAGATAAGCCAGCCCTTAAAATGCTCCCTGTAATTTCCGTTCAAAATATAGAGATGTGACTTGAAGGATAGAGACTAAATGGTGGTTATCTCGATTCAATAAGTCCTTTAAATTCTGACGTCATGTTATTATGAGTTCCACTGACCTGATTATTTCCACAAGACCATCTGCTATGATGAACATCTCCCTGGCTACCTCCCCCTGACGACATATCAAATCGCCGGGGGTGAATATGTACGCCTTCATCTTCAACACTAGATCATGCAAGAACTCAGGTTGGCACTCTTGGAAAATGGTAACCTATGAGACAATGCAAAAAGGAAGAGAAATAGGCCAAAAGCTCGATGTCGACGATTTAATCTATTATAAGTAATGTGAAAAGATCgcagaaaataaaacaacactTACTCTTTTGAGAGTTTCCAAGTTGACATGGATAGCAAGCTCTGTTTTCAGTTTGTCTGGGAGAAGACCTAACGAGTTGATGTCGGAACCCTTCATTCGGCCCCTATAATGATATCACAATCCTCGTAacatgtttattgttttattcGTTTGTCTGCTTGTCTTTAGATGTAAAAAGCTTCAAAACTGACGAAcagtttttcattttctttaaactgtTATTTATATCCTCGTCTGTAACATAACTATGTAAGTGAGAGACTACTGGGTATGCTGTAAACAGACTTTATTTCGCGACGATTTTTATTACGCAATTTACTTGAGATAAACTGGTTCACAACGACGTTTTTGCAATTTACTTGAGATAAACTGGTTCGCAGCGACTTATTTCGCGTTTTACTTGAGATCAACTTGTTCGCTGCGATTTATTTTCGCGGTGTAATATAGATTATCTGGAATACAGATGAGAACTGCAACGTGACGAGAATTATTCGAGACTTCgagaaaataagagttggttaacagtatacagttgttgactggggtcgagggcaacagttgatctgtcggaccggctcgcaaactgttgcccaaggccgaaggcaacagtttgcgagccggtccgacagatcaactgttgaccgagacacagtcaacaactgttttgttataccccttctaatcaataacacgttttcgcggaatgtgacgtcaccggtcaacagtcttttttaacagtcgattttaacagttccaatctaacagttccagtccaacagtcaaaatgctggactttttttttcatgtagagttatatagtaactgttttacaggggtataacaataTACTCTCGTTCCTATGCTTGATAAGAGAAGAGGAACACTGCTGTTTCACCTGGTCTTTACCTTGTCCACACGTAATCGTACCATCTCTGTACTCGCTTCTGGACATCATGGGGGACGTTATGCATCCTCATGTATAACTTGGCGCCATCCTACAATGTACCGACCGCCTTAAGGATCTGACATTTAGTAGGACAATGGACAAATCGTAACTGACACTTCAACAAATTGTTACTGAGATATTTGATATGAGAGCAgtgacaattttatcaataagtcaatttgtaacaattatcattatcaaatactagtattgATGCTGTTTCATGAGTTCAACGTGTTATCATTACCATTTTTACATGTGGAATCTATGACTTAACATACTTTGACTTAAACAAAAcagacaaattttttttacaacatgtGCACTTTTAAAACGATTGATATTTGCGCCTTATCACTCAAAATCGCAAAAGcttgattttacatttttacatcGACTATTCAGTATTAACGGCGGGATTCTCCTACACAGAAAAACtaataattatgataaagtCTTTTCTTGGTTGTCTTTGCCTCAGTACTTAAAGACAAAGGCTAGATATGATAATTTCATATACTTTGGTTTCCTGACAGCGACCTGAGCAAGGTACTTTAGGATTATAATGATCCTTTCTTCGATAAGTTTTACGTCAGcaataaacaaattattgaaGCTGTTGTGTTGCTGAAGTtcgtatctttaaaaaataacgcCAAACGTGCGACTGATCACCGAGGACTATAGTTGCTGTTAGCGATAAATCAGACACGCTGGATAGCGACCAATGATACCCTCCAGACAACGTGCTGAACAGAAACAGAACTCGAACCACTGGCCACCTACCAGTAACCGCTCAAACTCCTGTCGGCTGGCGTTCCTGTTTGTGATCACATTCCCTACCTGTCCTACAAAACAAAGTCATAGgaaacaatgaaataaagagGTAACCAGCGGGAGTAAGATCATAGCAGCTTTATGTTATATCGATGTATATAAGTATCAGTGCTGCCACACGAACAGCTGAAATTGTAGACAGATTTCGTTATCAATGTTTTA is part of the Magallana gigas chromosome 3, xbMagGiga1.1, whole genome shotgun sequence genome and harbors:
- the LOC105318717 gene encoding cyclic nucleotide-gated channel rod photoreceptor subunit alpha isoform X1; this translates as MEIRYTSLLTDSKARRHCRRRGGMSEEKTDKQLFTNSIELLINEEGAEKEEISYKNPDQHSDDESKRRLSTTSLQSPGSPKFERLQVHPHPRLTSGNVGRRWRSIRHAVRVTNAAVSMKKGLNRDDSFLKKFSTRQPYRSESIGTINEHLENTETPDVSRSRHHTVLQPDGNIMFYWLGLLTLAILYNLWTCIAREAFREIQEGNMMVWIGCDIFCDSLYILDIFVQIRTGFLDKGIMVYDSKKLLMRYAQTKAIILDLVSLTPLDFLQFTVGIHPMLRFPRFLKVYRSFRFLHLLETRTHFPNFFRVANLTHILFLGSHWFAAFYYLISEAEEFEGDWSYPKPVGQFASVTRKYLTSLFWSTLTLTTIGDLPPPESNWEEKLSIRAYVFVIVSYLIGVFIFATIVGQVGNVITNRNASRQEFERLLDGAKLYMRMHNVPHDVQKRVQRWYDYVWTRGRMKGSDINSLGLLPDKLKTELAIHVNLETLKRVTIFQECQPEFLHDLVLKMKAYIFTPGDLICRQGEVAREMFIIADGLVEIISESGVVLSKMETGDFFGEIGILNLDGGINRRTADVKSVGYSELFVLSREDVLEALKDHPEAERVIRDYGHRRLKEIKEHQQKMKYTAPDFQTKWSPTSPARYLRRCSGQQGGSFKSKKSPGLLVNVSKRKSKRKKFVGAMKELAMKTTYKRDPPKSPLSADLVEDGQVDGWPVLATLAHGEVIAIKDNNLIKRKFSFPTIVEKAMEANKKGLLFCEKNKVFDSSTSVNNGVTVDLKECEILNNTDIHENEFIQKKSNKDSCDSEELNCDLSNNVNVDRCYSGPDGIAVNNNTKSANDGKQETILAYDDTEISSHAVCSCSDTSTKLNQTLEHVNSHLMSLTQLMKIQVKVLEEIRNSQFESQNQTVVSEVVQIQPVASEEVNTSSQQRCSPTDKVDSEIESPDTPIEHDNAERGETEETREDFQESESTEIDVSTSL
- the LOC105318717 gene encoding cyclic nucleotide-gated channel alpha-3 isoform X3 codes for the protein MSEEKTDKQLFTNSIELLINEEGAEKEEISYKNPDQHSDDESKRRLSTTSLQSPGSPKFERLQVHPHPRLTSGNVGRRWRSIRHAVRVTNAAVSMKKGLNRDDSFLKKFSTRQPYRSESIGTINEHLENTETPDVSRSRHHTVLQPDGNIMFYWLGLLTLAILYNLWTCIAREAFREIQEGNMMVWIGCDIFCDSLYILDIFVQIRTGFLDKGIMVYDSKKLLMRYAQTKAIILDLVSLTPLDFLQFTVGIHPMLRFPRFLKVYRSFRFLHLLETRTHFPNFFRVANLTHILFLGSHWFAAFYYLISEAEEFEGDWSYPKPVGQFASVTRKYLTSLFWSTLTLTTIGDLPPPESNWEEKLSIRAYVFVIVSYLIGVFIFATIVGQVGNVITNRNASRQEFERLLDGAKLYMRMHNVPHDVQKRVQRWYDYVWTRGRMKGSDINSLGLLPDKLKTELAIHVNLETLKRVTIFQECQPEFLHDLVLKMKAYIFTPGDLICRQGEVAREMFIIADGLVEIISESGVVLSKMETGDFFGEIGILNLDGGINRRTADVKSVGYSELFVLSREDVLEALKDHPEAERVIRDYGHRRLKEIKEHQQKMKYTAPDFQTKWSPTSPARYLRRCSGQQGGSFKSKKSPGLLVNVSKRKSKRKKFVGAMKELAMKTTYKRDPPKSPLSADLVEDGQVDGWPVLATLAHGEVIAIKDNNLIKRKFSFPTIVEKAMEANKKGLLFCEKNKVFDSSTSVNNGVTVDLKECEILNNTDIHENEFIQKKSNKDSCDSEELNCDLSNNVNVDRCYSGPDGIAVNNNTKSANDGKQETILAYDDTEISSHAVCSCSDTSTKLNQTLEHVNSHLMSLTQLMKIQVKVLEEIRNSQFESQNQTVVSEVVQIQPVASEEVNTSSQQRCSPTDKVDSEIESPDTPIEHDNAERGETEETREDFQESESTEIDVSTSL
- the LOC105318717 gene encoding cyclic nucleotide-gated channel rod photoreceptor subunit alpha isoform X2; amino-acid sequence: MEIRYTSLLTDSKARRHCRRRGGMSEEKTDKQLFTNSIELLINEEGAEKEEISYKNPDQHSDDESKRRLSTTSLQSPGSPKFERLQVHPHPRLTSGNVGRRWRSIRHAVRVTNAAVSMKKGLNRDDSFLKKFSTRQPYRSESIGTINEHLENTETPDVSRSRHHTVLQPDGNIMFYWLGLLTLAILYNLWTCIAREAFREIQEGNMMVWIGCDIFCDSLYILDIFVQIRTGFLDKGIMVYDSKKLLMRYAQTKAIILDLVSLTPLDFLQFTVGIHPMLRFPRFLKVYRSFRFLHLLETRTHFPNFFRVANLTHILFLGSHWFAAFYYLISEAEEFEGDWSYPKPVGQFASVTRKYLTSLFWSTLTLTTIGDLPPPESNWEYVFVIVSYLIGVFIFATIVGQVGNVITNRNASRQEFERLLDGAKLYMRMHNVPHDVQKRVQRWYDYVWTRGRMKGSDINSLGLLPDKLKTELAIHVNLETLKRVTIFQECQPEFLHDLVLKMKAYIFTPGDLICRQGEVAREMFIIADGLVEIISESGVVLSKMETGDFFGEIGILNLDGGINRRTADVKSVGYSELFVLSREDVLEALKDHPEAERVIRDYGHRRLKEIKEHQQKMKYTAPDFQTKWSPTSPARYLRRCSGQQGGSFKSKKSPGLLVNVSKRKSKRKKFVGAMKELAMKTTYKRDPPKSPLSADLVEDGQVDGWPVLATLAHGEVIAIKDNNLIKRKFSFPTIVEKAMEANKKGLLFCEKNKVFDSSTSVNNGVTVDLKECEILNNTDIHENEFIQKKSNKDSCDSEELNCDLSNNVNVDRCYSGPDGIAVNNNTKSANDGKQETILAYDDTEISSHAVCSCSDTSTKLNQTLEHVNSHLMSLTQLMKIQVKVLEEIRNSQFESQNQTVVSEVVQIQPVASEEVNTSSQQRCSPTDKVDSEIESPDTPIEHDNAERGETEETREDFQESESTEIDVSTSL